A window of Pseudomonas mucidolens contains these coding sequences:
- a CDS encoding DUF1652 domain-containing protein, translated as MFTLAQLRNCIEEGLSPLTCEFTLCRDASLTLKVFDADSGRVDLVVTGISVNKLKTPQDVANMVDELRYELQSNTVGMLNLVGDSATTNQ; from the coding sequence ATGTTTACCCTGGCCCAACTGCGTAACTGCATTGAAGAAGGCTTGTCACCGCTGACCTGCGAATTCACCCTGTGCCGCGACGCCTCACTGACCTTGAAAGTGTTCGACGCCGACAGTGGCCGCGTGGACCTGGTGGTCACCGGAATCAGCGTCAACAAGCTCAAGACTCCGCAAGACGTGGCGAACATGGTCGATGAGTTGCGGTACGAGCTGCAAAGCAACACCGTGGGCATGCTCAATCTGGTTGGCGACTCTGCAACGACGAACCAATGA
- a CDS encoding CsbD family protein translates to MKAEQAKGGAEKWLGKAQDCLGELTHDEQLQTEGVARQAAGQLQQTYGKALDEVSDFARRKPLASIAIVAGVGMLLGLLLRRR, encoded by the coding sequence ATGAAAGCTGAACAGGCTAAAGGCGGCGCGGAAAAATGGCTGGGCAAGGCCCAGGATTGTCTCGGCGAACTGACCCATGACGAACAACTACAGACCGAGGGAGTCGCTCGTCAGGCAGCCGGCCAACTGCAACAGACCTATGGCAAGGCACTCGACGAGGTCAGTGATTTTGCCAGGCGCAAACCCCTCGCCAGCATCGCGATCGTGGCTGGCGTGGGTATGTTGCTGGGTCTGTTGTTGCGTCGCCGTTGA
- a CDS encoding PAS domain S-box protein yields MSQAVLASETNRRQLQQIISGLSDGVILAELDQSILWANEAALTMHGLDDISALGANTGEYAERFALRYRNNHSLSLDSYPLSRVASGEEFSDVVVEVTPAADPERTWVHRLRSLVLTNSAGKPELLVLILSDATEWASAEQRFEKTFNANPAPAVICRLSDLRYIKVNQGFLEMTGYNRDQVIGRSVYELDVLEQAERKALAIQRLGEGSTIPQMQAELKLPDGSSKLVIVAGQPLDMSDEDCMLFSFTDLEPRRKAEIALRQSEERFAKSFRLTPVPTLVCDAGNQQVVDVNEAFMNLTGYTTEELIGKSIADIDFVDNGNAYAQLFALLEKAGHLDGQDLQIRKKGKEVIDCVVSADTVTLQDTTCYLLVMMDITERKRSELELVTAIEEVMQDASWFSQTLIEKLANAKSVNRPNLPNVSFTDLTARERDVLGLICEGLADKEIASRLKLAPNTVRNHVATVYSKLGVHSRSAAIVWARERGLFAGERRTKSAK; encoded by the coding sequence ATGAGCCAGGCCGTCCTCGCCTCAGAAACCAATCGCCGTCAATTGCAGCAGATCATTTCCGGACTGTCCGATGGGGTGATTCTCGCCGAGCTGGATCAATCCATTCTCTGGGCCAATGAGGCCGCGCTGACCATGCACGGCCTGGACGACATTAGCGCGCTGGGTGCCAATACCGGCGAATATGCCGAGCGATTTGCCTTGCGCTATCGCAACAATCATTCGCTGTCGCTGGATAGTTACCCGTTGAGCCGAGTCGCCAGCGGTGAGGAGTTCAGCGATGTCGTGGTGGAAGTCACGCCAGCCGCCGACCCCGAGCGGACCTGGGTGCACCGCCTGCGCAGTCTGGTGCTCACCAACAGCGCCGGCAAGCCGGAATTGCTGGTGTTGATCTTGAGTGACGCCACCGAATGGGCCAGCGCCGAACAGCGCTTTGAAAAGACCTTCAACGCCAACCCGGCACCGGCCGTGATCTGTCGCTTGAGTGACCTGCGCTACATCAAGGTCAACCAGGGTTTCCTGGAAATGACCGGCTACAACCGTGATCAAGTGATCGGCCGCTCGGTGTACGAGCTCGACGTATTGGAGCAGGCCGAACGCAAGGCCTTGGCGATCCAGCGCCTGGGCGAAGGTTCGACCATCCCGCAAATGCAGGCCGAACTGAAACTGCCTGACGGTAGCAGCAAATTGGTGATTGTCGCTGGTCAGCCACTGGACATGAGCGATGAGGACTGCATGCTGTTTTCCTTCACGGATCTGGAACCTCGGCGCAAGGCCGAAATTGCCCTGCGCCAAAGTGAAGAGCGTTTTGCCAAGTCGTTCCGACTGACGCCGGTACCGACCCTAGTGTGCGATGCGGGCAATCAACAAGTGGTGGACGTCAACGAAGCCTTTATGAACCTCACCGGCTACACCACTGAAGAGTTGATTGGTAAATCCATCGCGGACATCGACTTTGTTGATAACGGTAACGCCTACGCGCAGTTGTTCGCCCTCCTGGAGAAAGCCGGCCACCTCGACGGTCAGGACCTCCAGATCCGTAAAAAAGGCAAGGAGGTGATTGACTGCGTGGTGTCGGCCGACACCGTCACCCTTCAGGACACCACCTGTTACTTGCTGGTGATGATGGACATCACCGAGCGCAAGCGCTCAGAGCTGGAGTTGGTGACCGCCATCGAAGAAGTGATGCAGGACGCCTCGTGGTTCAGTCAGACCCTGATTGAAAAGCTGGCCAATGCCAAAAGCGTCAACAGGCCCAATCTGCCGAACGTGTCTTTCACCGACCTCACCGCCCGTGAGCGCGACGTGCTCGGGTTGATCTGCGAAGGCCTGGCCGACAAGGAGATTGCTTCACGCCTGAAACTCGCACCCAACACCGTGCGCAACCATGTCGCCACGGTGTACTCCAAACTTGGCGTACACAGCCGCAGCGCCGCCATCGTCTGGGCACGCGAGCGGGGTCTGTTTGCCGGCGAACGCCGAACCAAATCGGCAAAATAA
- a CDS encoding FKBP-type peptidyl-prolyl cis-trans isomerase has product MTNETLQITDIRLGDGKAVVKGALITTQYTGTLEDGTVFDSSWDRGKPFQCVIGTGRVIKGWDQGLIGMKVGGVRTLFVPAHLAYGERTMGAHIKPHSNLRFEIELLEVLTRDD; this is encoded by the coding sequence ATGACCAACGAAACACTTCAAATCACCGATATCCGCCTGGGCGACGGCAAGGCCGTGGTAAAGGGAGCCCTGATCACCACGCAATACACCGGCACTCTGGAAGACGGCACGGTGTTTGATTCCTCCTGGGACCGGGGCAAGCCGTTTCAGTGCGTGATTGGGACGGGCCGGGTGATCAAGGGCTGGGACCAGGGATTAATCGGAATGAAGGTCGGCGGTGTCCGGACCCTGTTTGTGCCGGCTCACTTGGCCTATGGCGAGCGCACGATGGGCGCGCATATCAAACCCCATAGCAACCTGCGTTTTGAGATTGAGCTGCTGGAAGTGCTGACGCGGGATGATTGA
- a CDS encoding putative DNA modification/repair radical SAM protein, with protein sequence MQLIEKLSILADAAKYDASCASSGAPKRSSEGKSGLGSTNGMGICHSYTPDGRCVSLLKVLLTNFCLYDCQYCVNRRSSDVPRARFSPEEVVTLTLDFYRRNCVSGLFLSSGIIRSADYTMEQLVRVAKLLREEHDFRGYIHLKTIPEADPALIAEAGRYADRLSVNIELPTDQSLRTLAPEKQIGSIKQAMQTIFTGEQTVLNEPRAPRFAPAGQSTQMIVGADETDDSTILHGAETLYGNFKLRRVYYSAFSPIPNSPKSVPLAAPPLMREHRLYQADFLLRSYGFRANELFQGPGHLALDIDPKLAWALEHREVFPLDLNRADATLIARIPGIGLRTTERLVELRRQRRIRFDDLARMRCVLAKAKPFFITTDYHPQQAESTSVLLREQLRDRPQPQQMGLWG encoded by the coding sequence ATGCAGTTGATCGAAAAGCTCAGCATTCTCGCCGACGCCGCCAAATATGACGCGTCCTGCGCCAGCAGCGGCGCGCCCAAGCGCAGTTCCGAGGGCAAGTCGGGGTTGGGCTCGACCAATGGCATGGGTATCTGTCATAGCTACACGCCTGACGGCCGCTGCGTGTCGTTGCTCAAGGTGTTGCTGACCAATTTCTGCCTCTATGACTGCCAATACTGCGTCAATCGTCGCTCCAGTGACGTGCCGCGTGCGCGGTTCAGTCCGGAGGAGGTGGTGACGCTGACCCTGGATTTCTACCGGCGCAATTGTGTCAGCGGGTTGTTTCTCAGCTCAGGGATTATCCGTTCGGCCGACTACACCATGGAACAATTGGTGCGGGTGGCCAAGCTATTGCGCGAGGAGCATGACTTCCGGGGCTATATCCACCTCAAGACCATTCCTGAAGCCGATCCGGCGTTGATTGCCGAGGCTGGGCGTTATGCCGATCGCCTGAGCGTGAATATCGAGCTGCCCACCGATCAAAGCCTGCGAACCCTGGCACCTGAAAAGCAGATCGGCTCGATCAAACAGGCCATGCAGACCATTTTTACGGGTGAGCAGACAGTACTTAACGAGCCGCGTGCGCCACGCTTTGCGCCAGCAGGGCAAAGCACGCAGATGATTGTTGGCGCTGACGAGACCGACGACAGCACCATTCTTCACGGGGCAGAAACACTGTACGGCAATTTCAAGTTGCGCCGGGTGTATTACTCGGCGTTCAGCCCGATCCCCAACAGCCCGAAAAGCGTACCCCTGGCCGCGCCGCCATTGATGCGCGAGCACCGTTTGTACCAGGCGGACTTCCTGCTACGCAGTTATGGTTTCCGCGCCAATGAGCTGTTCCAGGGGCCGGGCCACCTGGCGCTGGATATCGACCCCAAACTGGCGTGGGCTTTGGAGCACCGTGAGGTATTCCCGCTGGACTTGAACCGCGCCGACGCCACCTTGATCGCGAGGATTCCCGGTATTGGTCTGCGCACCACCGAACGTCTGGTGGAGCTGCGCCGCCAGCGCAGGATTCGCTTTGACGACCTGGCGCGGATGCGTTGCGTGCTGGCCAAGGCCAAACCGTTTTTCATCACCACTGATTACCATCCCCAACAGGCGGAAAGCACCAGTGTGCTGCTGCGTGAACAGTTGCGTGACCGTCCGCAACCACAACAGATGGGACTTTGGGGATGA
- a CDS encoding TIGR03915 family putative DNA repair protein: MISLECDNLFSTWREQARWLLSHQVDPSHVSWGKAEVADLFATDEQYPPHNGPFQARIPKALLELLESAACYRGEQRWSLLYEVLWRVSHGDRTAMMAGDQLGSELQRRIKQVQREAHHLHAFVRFIAVPAAAGPEWPEFVAWHEPAHDILHSASQHFIGRMGRHRWMIATPLDGVYYDGEQLIHQRHCPQAWQQLAQNVEDPHGAMWLTYYSHIFNPARLNPKVMEGHLPSRFWKNLPEGKLIPGLISEARTGKQRDGQAKLVAARPGKRISTPVGLDPS; encoded by the coding sequence ATGATCAGCCTGGAATGTGACAACCTTTTCAGTACCTGGCGGGAACAGGCGCGTTGGCTGCTCAGTCATCAGGTTGATCCCAGCCACGTCAGTTGGGGCAAGGCGGAAGTGGCGGACCTGTTTGCCACCGATGAGCAATATCCGCCGCACAACGGGCCCTTCCAGGCGCGCATCCCCAAGGCTTTGCTGGAGTTATTGGAAAGCGCCGCCTGTTATCGAGGCGAGCAGCGCTGGAGCCTGTTGTACGAGGTATTGTGGCGCGTCAGCCATGGCGATCGCACCGCGATGATGGCAGGTGACCAGTTGGGCAGCGAATTGCAGCGCCGGATCAAGCAGGTCCAACGTGAAGCCCACCACCTGCATGCATTTGTACGCTTTATTGCAGTGCCCGCGGCAGCGGGCCCTGAGTGGCCCGAATTCGTGGCCTGGCATGAGCCGGCCCACGACATTCTGCACAGTGCCAGCCAGCACTTTATCGGGCGCATGGGCCGGCATCGCTGGATGATCGCCACGCCGCTGGACGGGGTGTATTACGACGGCGAGCAGCTGATCCATCAGCGGCACTGTCCGCAGGCGTGGCAGCAACTGGCGCAAAATGTCGAGGACCCCCATGGCGCTATGTGGCTGACCTATTACAGCCACATTTTCAACCCGGCGCGCTTGAATCCCAAGGTCATGGAAGGGCATCTGCCGAGCCGGTTCTGGAAAAATTTGCCGGAAGGCAAGTTGATCCCGGGACTGATCAGCGAAGCACGTACCGGCAAGCAACGGGATGGGCAGGCGAAACTCGTCGCCGCGCGACCGGGTAAACGGATTTCAACCCCTGTCGGACTGGACCCCTCGTAG
- a CDS encoding GNAT family acetyltransferase, translated as MPTDVRLAQPSDAEGISQVILAALHSSNAQDYPTDVIARVASNFTPEAVLELLKRRIVLVATQAQVIVATAALDANVVRSVFVNPVLQGQGIGRLLMTEIELRAREAGVTVLSVPASLTAEPFYSTLGFHTVRDVYHGNERTLVMEKGLLSRHPIGPYRDRQHRAQVSALWQAVFAYDTPQSRPALAIDRKLAVDDGLFFVATDKKTVIGTLMAGYDGHRGWLYSVAVHPDYRRQGLGTSLVRHGEQALSALGCMKINLQISGGNDAVATFYETLGYSVEPRISMGKTLTQNIPE; from the coding sequence ATGCCCACCGACGTTCGTCTCGCCCAACCCTCCGATGCCGAGGGCATCAGCCAGGTCATCCTGGCGGCCTTGCACAGCAGCAATGCGCAGGATTACCCGACGGATGTCATTGCGCGAGTGGCGAGCAACTTTACCCCCGAAGCTGTGCTTGAACTGCTCAAGCGCCGGATCGTGCTGGTGGCCACGCAGGCACAGGTGATCGTCGCCACCGCCGCCCTCGACGCCAATGTGGTGCGTTCGGTATTCGTCAATCCGGTGCTGCAAGGGCAGGGCATAGGTCGCTTGTTGATGACTGAAATCGAACTGCGCGCACGGGAAGCCGGGGTAACGGTGTTGAGTGTGCCTGCCTCCCTGACGGCCGAACCGTTTTACAGCACCTTGGGGTTTCACACGGTGCGGGATGTGTATCACGGTAACGAGCGCACCCTGGTGATGGAGAAGGGGCTGTTGTCACGTCACCCCATCGGCCCCTATCGTGATCGGCAGCACCGCGCCCAGGTGTCGGCTTTGTGGCAGGCGGTATTTGCGTATGACACCCCGCAAAGCCGGCCCGCGCTGGCGATCGATCGGAAGCTGGCGGTCGATGATGGATTGTTTTTTGTCGCCACGGATAAAAAGACCGTCATCGGTACCTTGATGGCGGGTTACGACGGGCATCGCGGCTGGTTGTATTCAGTGGCCGTGCATCCCGACTACCGCCGGCAGGGCCTGGGTACTTCGTTGGTGCGCCACGGTGAACAGGCGTTGAGCGCTCTGGGTTGCATGAAGATCAACCTGCAGATATCCGGGGGCAATGACGCGGTGGCGACGTTCTACGAGACGTTGGGCTACAGCGTGGAACCGAGGATCAGCATGGGCAAGACGCTCACGCAGAACATCCCCGAATAA
- a CDS encoding branched-chain amino acid aminotransferase, giving the protein MGNESINWDNLGFDYIKTDKRFLQTWKDGAWQEGALTDDNVLHISEGSTALHYGQQCFEGLKAYRCKDGSINLFRPDQNAARMQRSCARLLMPQVPTEAFIEACKQVVRANERFIPPYGTGGALYLRPFVIGTGDNIGVRTAPEFIFSIFCIPVGAYFKGGLTPHNFLISGYDRAAPNGTGAAKVGGNYAASLMPGSLAKKASFADCIYLDPATHSKIEEVGSANFFGITHDNKFVTPNSPSVLPGITRLSLIELAKSRLGLEVVEGDVLIDKLSDFKEAGACGTAAVITPIGGIEYKDKLHVFFSEKDVGPVTQKLYKELTGVQTGDVEAPEGWIVKV; this is encoded by the coding sequence ATGGGTAACGAAAGCATCAATTGGGACAACCTGGGTTTTGACTACATCAAGACCGACAAACGTTTTCTCCAAACCTGGAAAGACGGCGCCTGGCAAGAAGGAGCCCTGACCGACGACAACGTGCTGCACATCAGCGAGGGCTCCACCGCCTTGCACTACGGCCAGCAGTGCTTTGAGGGCTTGAAGGCCTACCGCTGCAAGGACGGCTCGATCAACCTGTTCCGTCCGGACCAGAACGCCGCGCGCATGCAACGCAGCTGCGCCCGACTGCTGATGCCGCAAGTACCGACCGAGGCGTTCATCGAGGCGTGCAAACAAGTGGTCCGCGCCAACGAGCGCTTCATCCCGCCCTACGGCACCGGCGGCGCGCTGTACCTGCGTCCGTTCGTGATCGGCACCGGTGACAACATCGGCGTACGCACCGCTCCCGAATTCATCTTCTCGATCTTCTGCATCCCAGTCGGAGCCTACTTCAAGGGCGGCCTGACCCCGCACAACTTCCTGATCTCCGGCTACGATCGCGCGGCGCCAAACGGCACCGGCGCGGCCAAGGTCGGTGGCAACTACGCCGCAAGCCTGATGCCAGGTTCCCTGGCGAAAAAAGCCAGCTTTGCCGATTGCATCTATCTGGACCCGGCTACCCACTCGAAAATCGAAGAGGTCGGTTCGGCCAACTTCTTCGGGATCACCCACGACAACAAGTTCGTCACCCCGAACTCGCCGTCGGTGCTGCCGGGCATCACGCGCCTGTCGCTGATCGAGCTGGCTAAATCGCGTCTGGGCCTGGAAGTGGTCGAAGGCGATGTGCTGATCGACAAGCTGTCGGACTTCAAGGAAGCCGGTGCTTGCGGTACCGCGGCGGTGATCACGCCCATTGGCGGGATCGAGTACAAGGACAAGCTGCACGTGTTCTTCAGCGAAAAAGACGTCGGTCCGGTGACCCAGAAGCTCTACAAAGAGCTGACCGGTGTGCAGACAGGTGATGTGGAAGCGCCAGAAGGTTGGATCGTCAAGGTCTGA
- the lpdA gene encoding dihydrolipoyl dehydrogenase translates to MAQTLNTTLLIIGGGPGGYVAAIRAGQLGIPTILVEGQALGGTCLNIGCIPSKALIHVAEQFQQTVHHSQGSALGIEVDVPTLDIRKSVEWKDSIVDRLTTGVAALLKKHNVQVIHGWAKVIDGKSVAVGDQRIQCEHLLLATGSKSVDLPMLPIGAAVISSTEALAPTRVPKRLIVVGGGYIGLELGIAYRKLGAEVSVVEAQDRILPAYDAELTQPVAQSLKQLGLTLYLKHSVSGFQDNCLQVRDPNGDTLALDADQVLVAVGRKPNTQGWNLEALNLEMNGAAIKIDNRCQTSMRNVWAIGDLSGEPMLAHRAMAQGEMVAELISGKHREFNPAAIPAVCFTDPELVVVGKTPDEAKAAGLDCIVASFPFAANGRAMTLESKSGFVRVVARRDNHLILGWQAVGAGVSELSTAFGLSLEMGSRLEDVAGTIHAHPTLGEAVQEAALRALGHALHL, encoded by the coding sequence ATGGCGCAGACATTGAATACCACGCTGCTGATTATCGGCGGCGGCCCGGGCGGTTATGTGGCGGCGATTCGTGCCGGCCAACTGGGCATCCCGACCATTCTGGTGGAAGGTCAGGCGCTGGGCGGCACCTGCCTGAATATCGGCTGCATTCCGTCCAAGGCACTGATTCATGTGGCCGAGCAGTTCCAGCAAACCGTGCATCACAGCCAGGGCTCGGCGCTGGGGATTGAAGTCGACGTCCCCACGCTGGACATCCGCAAAAGCGTGGAATGGAAGGATAGCATCGTTGATCGCCTGACCACCGGCGTCGCCGCGTTGTTGAAAAAACACAACGTGCAGGTGATTCACGGCTGGGCCAAGGTCATCGACGGCAAGAGCGTGGCGGTGGGCGATCAGCGCATCCAGTGCGAGCACTTGTTGCTCGCCACTGGCTCGAAAAGCGTCGATCTGCCGATGCTACCGATTGGCGCAGCGGTGATTTCCTCTACCGAGGCACTGGCGCCAACACGCGTGCCCAAACGGCTGATCGTGGTCGGCGGAGGTTATATCGGGCTGGAGCTGGGGATCGCCTATCGCAAGCTCGGCGCCGAAGTCAGCGTGGTGGAAGCGCAAGACCGCATCCTGCCGGCCTACGACGCCGAACTGACGCAACCGGTGGCGCAATCTCTCAAGCAGTTGGGGCTCACGCTGTACCTCAAGCACAGCGTCAGCGGTTTTCAAGACAATTGCCTGCAGGTCCGCGACCCCAACGGCGACACCCTGGCGCTGGACGCCGATCAAGTGCTGGTGGCTGTCGGGCGCAAACCCAACACTCAAGGCTGGAATCTTGAAGCCTTGAACCTGGAAATGAACGGTGCGGCGATCAAGATCGACAACCGCTGCCAGACCAGCATGCGTAACGTCTGGGCGATTGGCGACCTGAGCGGCGAACCGATGCTCGCGCATCGGGCGATGGCCCAGGGCGAGATGGTCGCGGAGCTGATCAGCGGCAAGCACCGGGAATTCAACCCGGCAGCGATTCCGGCGGTGTGCTTTACCGATCCGGAACTGGTGGTGGTCGGCAAGACCCCGGACGAAGCCAAGGCCGCGGGGCTGGACTGTATCGTGGCGAGTTTCCCATTCGCCGCGAACGGCCGGGCCATGACGCTGGAATCGAAAAGCGGTTTTGTGCGGGTGGTGGCACGGCGTGACAATCACCTGATTCTCGGCTGGCAGGCGGTAGGCGCTGGCGTCTCGGAACTGTCCACGGCGTTTGGCCTGAGCCTGGAGATGGGTTCGCGGCTGGAAGACGTGGCGGGCACCATTCATGCGCATCCCACCCTGGGCGAAGCCGTCCAGGAAGCCGCCCTGCGCGCATTGGGCCACGCCCTGCATCTGTAA
- a CDS encoding dihydrolipoamide acetyltransferase family protein, whose translation MGTHVIKMPDIGEGIAEVELSVWHVKVGDMVVEDQVLADVMTDKAMVDIPSPVHGKVIALGGEPGEVMAVGSILISIEVEGAGNTQESALSAMVEETAPEPAQKPEAPAPVAESKPMAKPLAAQAPVAREAAERPLASPAVRKHALDAGIPLRLVHGSGPAGRILHEDLDAYLQQGAANPTATANPYAERSDEQQIPVIGMRRKIAQRMQDATRRAAHFSYVEEIDVTALDELRVHLNAKHAATRGKLTLLPFIVRAMAVALRDFPQINARYDDEAQVITRLGAVHVGVATQSAVGLMVPVVRHAEARNLWGTAEEIHRLAHAARNGKASREELSGSSITLTSLGALGGIVSTPVLNLPEVAIVGVNRIVERPMVIKGQIVIRKMMNLSSSFDHRVVDGMDAAQFIQAIRGLLEQPASLFLE comes from the coding sequence ATGGGCACGCACGTTATCAAGATGCCGGACATTGGCGAAGGCATCGCGGAAGTCGAGTTGTCGGTGTGGCACGTCAAGGTCGGTGACATGGTGGTGGAGGACCAGGTGCTGGCGGACGTCATGACCGATAAGGCGATGGTGGATATTCCCTCGCCGGTCCACGGCAAGGTGATTGCCCTCGGCGGCGAGCCGGGCGAAGTCATGGCCGTCGGCAGCATCCTGATCAGCATTGAAGTGGAAGGCGCGGGCAATACCCAGGAGTCGGCGCTGTCGGCGATGGTTGAAGAAACCGCCCCGGAACCGGCGCAGAAACCAGAAGCCCCGGCACCTGTTGCCGAAAGCAAGCCGATGGCAAAACCGCTGGCGGCGCAAGCGCCCGTGGCTCGCGAGGCCGCTGAGCGACCGCTGGCCTCCCCGGCGGTGCGCAAGCATGCGCTGGATGCCGGTATCCCGCTGCGCCTGGTGCACGGCTCCGGCCCCGCCGGGCGGATCCTGCATGAAGACCTCGACGCTTACCTGCAACAAGGCGCAGCGAATCCTACGGCAACGGCCAACCCGTACGCCGAACGCAGCGACGAACAGCAAATCCCGGTGATCGGCATGCGCCGCAAGATTGCCCAGCGCATGCAGGACGCCACTCGACGTGCCGCACATTTCAGCTACGTGGAAGAAATTGACGTCACCGCCCTCGACGAGTTGCGCGTACACCTCAATGCAAAACACGCGGCCACACGCGGCAAGCTGACCTTGCTGCCGTTCATCGTACGCGCGATGGCCGTGGCGTTGCGCGATTTCCCGCAGATCAACGCACGGTATGACGACGAAGCCCAGGTCATCACTCGTCTCGGCGCGGTGCATGTCGGGGTCGCCACCCAGAGCGCTGTGGGCCTGATGGTGCCAGTGGTGCGTCACGCCGAAGCGCGCAACCTGTGGGGAACCGCCGAGGAAATCCACCGCCTGGCCCATGCCGCACGCAATGGCAAGGCCAGCCGTGAGGAACTCTCGGGCTCGAGCATTACCCTGACCAGCCTTGGCGCATTGGGCGGGATCGTCAGCACGCCGGTGCTGAACCTGCCGGAAGTGGCGATTGTCGGCGTCAACCGCATCGTTGAACGCCCCATGGTGATCAAGGGCCAGATCGTGATCCGCAAGATGATGAACCTCTCCAGTTCCTTCGATCACCGGGTGGTCGATGGGATGGACGCGGCGCAATTTATCCAGGCCATTCGCGGTCTGCTCGAACAACCTGCCAGCCTGTTCCTGGAGTAA
- a CDS encoding alpha-ketoacid dehydrogenase subunit beta: protein MNDHNTHIELETAMTTTTMTMIQALRSAMDVMLERDDNVVVFGQDVGYFGGVFRCTEGLQNKYGTSRVFDAPISESGIVGVAVGMGAYGLRPVAEIQFADYVYPATDQIISEAARLRYRSAGQFTAPLTMRMPCGGGIYGGQTHSQSIEAVFTQVCGLRTVMPSNPYDAKGLLIASIENDDPVIFLEPKRLYNGPFDGHHDRPVTPWSKHPQAQVPEGYYTVPLDVAAIVRPGSAVTVLTYGTTVYVSQVAAEETGIDAEVIDLRSLWPLDLETIVKSVKKTGRCVVVHEATRTCGFGAELVSLVQEHCFHHLEAPIERVTGWDTPYPHAQEWAYFPGPSRVGAALQRVMEV from the coding sequence ATGAACGATCACAACACTCATATCGAGCTGGAAACCGCCATGACTACCACGACCATGACCATGATCCAGGCCCTGCGCTCGGCCATGGATGTGATGCTTGAGCGCGACGACAATGTCGTGGTATTCGGCCAGGACGTCGGCTACTTCGGCGGCGTGTTCCGCTGCACCGAAGGTTTGCAGAACAAGTACGGCACCTCGCGGGTGTTCGACGCGCCGATCTCCGAAAGCGGGATCGTCGGCGTGGCGGTAGGCATGGGCGCGTATGGCTTGCGCCCGGTGGCCGAAATCCAGTTCGCCGACTACGTGTACCCGGCCACCGACCAGATCATTTCCGAAGCGGCGCGCCTGCGTTATCGCTCGGCCGGGCAGTTCACCGCGCCGTTGACCATGCGTATGCCTTGCGGTGGCGGCATCTACGGCGGCCAGACCCACAGCCAGAGTATCGAAGCGGTATTCACCCAGGTCTGTGGCCTGCGCACGGTGATGCCGTCCAACCCCTACGACGCCAAGGGTCTGCTGATTGCGTCCATCGAAAACGATGACCCGGTAATCTTCCTAGAGCCTAAACGCCTGTACAACGGCCCGTTCGACGGCCACCACGACCGCCCGGTAACCCCGTGGTCGAAACATCCGCAAGCACAGGTGCCGGAGGGTTATTACACGGTGCCGCTGGATGTCGCCGCGATTGTCCGCCCAGGCTCGGCGGTGACCGTGCTGACCTACGGCACCACCGTGTATGTGTCGCAAGTCGCCGCCGAGGAAACCGGCATCGATGCCGAGGTCATCGACCTGCGCAGCCTATGGCCGCTGGATCTGGAAACCATCGTCAAGTCAGTGAAAAAGACCGGTCGATGCGTGGTGGTGCATGAAGCCACTCGCACCTGTGGTTTTGGCGCCGAACTGGTGTCGCTGGTGCAGGAACACTGCTTCCACCACCTGGAAGCGCCAATCGAACGTGTAACCGGTTGGGACACCCCTTACCCGCACGCGCAAGAGTGGGCGTATTTCCCTGGCCCGTCCCGTGTGGGCGCGGCTTTGCAACGGGTCATGGAGGTCTGA